TTACCCCACTATGGAAGGACCGGCCAAACTCTTTCTCGCGGCAGGCCTCATCTACCTCGCCGCTGGCACTGCAATGGGTTTCTGCATGGCGTTCATGAGGGGTAAGTGGACCTTGAGGCTCATGCCCGCCCACACCCACTTCGGGCTCATCGGCTGGATCTCCATGATGATCTTCGGCTTCTCCTATTCGCTGCTACCCATGTTCACCGGAAAGACGCTCCACAGCCCAACCCTCGCCTACCTGCACTTCGGGCTTATAAACCTCGGGCTCGTCGGCATGGCCGGGGTGTGGATAGGGAGCCGCTTCCCGAAGTCCCCTGTCTCCCCGACGTTCGTCTGGCCCTTCGGAGCCATGGTCGTCCTCTCGGTCTGGCTCTACATATACAATATAGCGATGACGCTTTTATCTTAGCCCTCCGGCGCACGGGGGGGGGGAAATAATGGAAATCATGGAAAAGATGGAAAAGATGGAAATCAACGGATTATGGGGTATAATTGTATTGCGGGGTCGGGGTAAAGGGGGTAAAATAACGCGGTTATATAAAAAGGAGGAGATATGGCAAAGAAAGGCAATAAAAAGATCCTTGACGCACTGAACCTCGACAGGGCCTTCGAGCTCGGGGCCATCATCCAGTACATGGGGCACCACTACGAGGTCGAGGGGGTGGAGAGCCCGGCGGTCCAGGAGATATTCAAAGAGAGTGCGATAGACGAGATGAAGCACGCCGAGAGGCTGGCCGAGAGGATAGGCTACCTCGGCGGGATCCCCATCCAGAAAGCCCTGCCGGGCAAGAGGGGCGGGACGCTCAAGAAGATGGTGGCCGACGATTTGAAGGCCGAGAACGAGGCGATAGCTCGCTATAAAGAGCACATAAAGCTCTGCGACAAGCTCGGCGACGTAACCACAAGACGCATGCTCGAGGAGATACTCGCCGACGAGGAGGAGCATGCGGATACCTGGGAGACCGTGCTCGGCAAGTAATAAAGGAGAGAGAAAACCATGCCTGCAAAAATGTGGCGCTGCTTGGAGTGCGGCTACACCTGTGAGGGGGACGAGCCGCCGGACGTATGCCCTACGTGCTACGCGCCAAGGGGCGCGTTCGTGGAAGTAACGGAGGCGGCTGGATAGGACCCTTGCCACAGGAGGGATGATATAGGAGCCGGTTATTAAAAACGAAGCCGGGCTATCTTCAGGGGAAGGGCCCTCGGGCGGCCCGCTCGCCGAGATTAAAGGGCGTATAGAGAAGGGCGGCCCCATAACGTTCGTTGAGTTTATGGACCTTGCCCTCTACCAGCCAGGCGGCGGCTACTACACCTCCTCCACCGATAGATGGGGTGGAGGGAGGGGGGGCGGGGGCGGCGGGGACTACATAACGAACCTCGACATAAGCCCCGTCTTCGCCGTGACCATAGCGAAAGAGGTCTACGGGATGTGGACCTCTCTGGACTCCCCGCCGCTTTTCAGGCTTATCGAGCCGGGGGCGGGC
This genomic interval from Thermodesulfobacteriota bacterium contains the following:
- a CDS encoding ferritin-like domain-containing protein — protein: MAKKGNKKILDALNLDRAFELGAIIQYMGHHYEVEGVESPAVQEIFKESAIDEMKHAERLAERIGYLGGIPIQKALPGKRGGTLKKMVADDLKAENEAIARYKEHIKLCDKLGDVTTRRMLEEILADEEEHADTWETVLGK